In Acinetobacter piscicola, a single window of DNA contains:
- the dxs gene encoding 1-deoxy-D-xylulose-5-phosphate synthase, whose product MLYTEIPSQRPVTPLLDGIHYPQQLRQLEQSQLAQVADELRQFILYAAGQSGGHFGANLGVIELSVALHYCFETPKDRLVWDVGHQAYPHKALTGRREQLTTIRSKDGLAAFPAREESEFDTFGVGHSSTAISAGLGMALASRYQKEAREVVAIVGDGAMTAGMAFEAMNDAVAHNADLMVVLNDNDMSISQSTGGFAKHLASIWEQGQFINIDEHGQAFVQDCPKWDYNSRLHESATDAADNLFKAIGFDYFGPFDGHDVEQLVQVFNALKKRKGPRLIHIYTVKGKGFAPAEADQIKYHAISKINTAPSKTTAPKYSDVFGQWLCDEAAQDDKLLAITPAMCEGSGMVKFAQQFPERYFDVAIAEQHAVTLAAGMACEGLKPVVAIYSTFLQRGYDQLIHDVALQNLDVTFGIDRAGLVGEDGPTHAGAYDYAYMRTVPNMVIMAPKDENECRQMLHTAYLYKGPTAVRYPRGNGLGVEIQQQLTELEIGKAEIVAEFNTEHEGGISILAFGSRVQPAIESAKQLATQLHIAVRVVNMRFVKPLDEQIICDLADKTHLFVTVEEHAVMAGAGSAVNELLAQAKIVKPILNLGLPDEFLPQATHAEMLQDCGLDANGIQNSIEQAWLKLTQPV is encoded by the coding sequence ATGTTGTATACTGAAATACCTAGTCAACGTCCTGTAACGCCATTGTTGGATGGGATCCATTATCCTCAACAATTACGTCAACTTGAGCAAAGCCAATTGGCACAGGTCGCAGACGAATTGCGTCAATTTATTTTGTATGCTGCTGGTCAAAGTGGCGGGCATTTTGGTGCAAATTTGGGTGTAATCGAGTTGTCGGTTGCACTACATTATTGTTTTGAAACACCGAAAGACCGTTTAGTTTGGGATGTAGGGCATCAAGCCTATCCACATAAAGCCTTAACAGGTCGCCGTGAACAACTGACGACAATTCGCTCTAAAGATGGTTTAGCCGCTTTTCCTGCACGTGAAGAATCTGAATTTGACACCTTTGGTGTCGGTCATTCATCCACTGCTATTTCAGCAGGCTTGGGGATGGCTTTGGCGAGTCGTTATCAAAAAGAAGCTCGCGAAGTGGTTGCTATTGTCGGTGATGGTGCAATGACGGCAGGAATGGCTTTTGAAGCCATGAATGATGCGGTTGCCCACAATGCAGATTTGATGGTGGTCTTGAACGACAATGATATGTCAATTTCCCAAAGCACAGGTGGTTTTGCAAAGCACCTTGCTTCAATTTGGGAACAGGGTCAGTTTATCAATATTGATGAACACGGTCAGGCATTTGTGCAAGACTGTCCTAAATGGGATTACAACTCACGTTTGCATGAATCTGCAACAGATGCAGCCGATAACTTATTCAAAGCCATTGGATTTGACTATTTTGGACCGTTTGATGGTCATGATGTCGAACAATTGGTACAAGTGTTTAATGCACTGAAAAAACGTAAAGGTCCTCGTCTAATTCACATCTATACAGTGAAAGGTAAAGGCTTTGCACCTGCGGAAGCAGATCAAATTAAATATCATGCAATTAGTAAAATAAATACAGCGCCCTCTAAAACCACTGCACCAAAGTACTCAGATGTATTTGGGCAATGGTTATGTGATGAAGCTGCCCAAGATGACAAATTACTCGCCATCACACCTGCAATGTGTGAAGGTTCAGGCATGGTCAAGTTCGCACAACAATTTCCTGAACGTTATTTTGATGTTGCGATTGCAGAACAGCATGCTGTGACTTTGGCAGCAGGTATGGCATGTGAAGGTTTAAAACCCGTTGTTGCAATTTATTCAACATTCTTACAACGTGGTTATGACCAGTTGATTCATGATGTAGCGTTGCAAAATTTGGATGTGACGTTTGGCATCGACCGTGCTGGATTGGTGGGTGAAGATGGCCCTACACATGCAGGCGCATATGATTATGCCTATATGCGCACTGTACCAAATATGGTGATCATGGCACCAAAAGACGAAAATGAATGTCGTCAAATGCTGCATACAGCCTATCTATACAAAGGTCCGACAGCCGTTCGCTATCCACGTGGGAATGGCTTAGGTGTCGAGATTCAACAACAACTCACTGAACTTGAAATTGGTAAAGCTGAAATTGTTGCTGAGTTTAATACCGAGCATGAAGGAGGCATTAGCATCCTTGCTTTTGGTAGTCGTGTTCAGCCTGCAATTGAATCTGCAAAACAACTTGCTACTCAGTTGCATATCGCAGTTCGCGTGGTGAATATGCGTTTTGTAAAACCATTGGATGAACAAATCATTTGTGACTTAGCGGATAAAACTCATTTATTTGTCACTGTAGAAGAACATGCGGTAATGGCGGGTGCGGGTAGTGCAGTTAATGAGCTCCTTGCTCAAGCAAAAATTGTTAAACCTATTTTGAATTTAGGTCTACCTGATGAGTTCTTACCTCAAGCGACGCATGCTGAAATGTTGCAAGATTGTGGTTTGGATGCCAACGGCATTCAGAACTCAATTGAACAGGCTTGGTTAAAGCTTACGCAACCTGTTTAA
- a CDS encoding inositol monophosphatase family protein → MEPMVVMAARAAQLVGQELLKAHQNRHKLDLQVEEKGIDGPVTRVDRYIEQLTIDTLRKSYKNHSFLGEEFGMQEGKGHDADWCWVIDPLDGTLNFINGFPHFCVSIAVQHKGITQHGVIYDPVKDELFSASRGRGAMLNQRRIRVNVKDSLENTFMGVGHAYRKIRNGEVVSYAKNHFESLLNVTEAGAQYRRAGSAALDLAYVAAGRLDGYFELGLKPWDIAAGELIVKEAGGTVVDARGGSDSMENGQVIACSMKMLKPLMQQVVPAWGEAAK, encoded by the coding sequence ATGGAACCTATGGTGGTGATGGCTGCGCGTGCGGCTCAATTAGTTGGTCAAGAGCTTTTAAAAGCGCATCAAAATCGTCATAAACTCGATCTACAAGTCGAAGAAAAAGGTATTGATGGTCCTGTGACTCGTGTAGATCGTTACATCGAGCAGCTGACGATTGATACTCTTCGTAAAAGTTATAAAAATCACAGCTTCCTTGGTGAAGAGTTTGGTATGCAAGAAGGTAAAGGTCACGATGCTGATTGGTGTTGGGTGATCGATCCGCTTGATGGTACTTTAAACTTTATCAATGGCTTCCCTCATTTCTGTGTCTCTATCGCAGTTCAACATAAAGGAATTACTCAACACGGTGTTATTTATGACCCTGTGAAAGATGAGCTATTTTCTGCAAGCCGTGGTCGCGGTGCAATGTTGAACCAACGCCGTATTCGTGTAAACGTGAAAGACAGCCTTGAAAATACATTCATGGGCGTAGGTCATGCTTACCGTAAAATTCGTAACGGTGAAGTGGTTTCTTATGCGAAAAACCATTTTGAATCATTGTTAAACGTAACTGAAGCAGGCGCGCAATACCGCCGTGCAGGTTCTGCTGCATTGGATTTAGCTTATGTTGCTGCTGGTCGTTTAGATGGTTACTTTGAACTTGGTTTGAAACCTTGGGATATCGCAGCAGGCGAGTTGATCGTGAAAGAAGCGGGTGGTACAGTGGTTGATGCGCGTGGTGGTTCTGATTCTATGGAAAACGGTCAAGTGATCGCATGTTCGATGAAAATGTTAAAACCACTGATGCAACAAGTTGTTCCTGCTTGGGGTGAAGCTGCGAAGTAA
- the aroE gene encoding shikimate dehydrogenase: protein MRKQFAVIGNPIEQSRSPELHHAFAEKTGIALDYVKRFAPLDGFEDSVQAFFADHGTGMNVTVPFKEQAFALCQHLSERAKIAKAVNTLWMENGELHGDNTDGQGLVEAIQALDWALDQTSILIIGAGGATRGVIYPLVQAGVKKIVIANRTLARAEQLIADLQDAVPEATLSACALDDLNGQFDIVINATSASLSGDALILPESLQFNAAYEMAYGKASSFLDQAKARGVATSEGFGMLVGQAVEAFYIWHGVKPNIKDFL, encoded by the coding sequence ATGCGCAAACAGTTTGCCGTTATTGGTAATCCTATCGAACAATCTCGCTCCCCTGAGCTTCATCATGCTTTTGCTGAAAAAACAGGAATTGCACTCGATTATGTCAAACGTTTTGCGCCTTTAGATGGTTTTGAAGACAGTGTTCAGGCTTTTTTTGCAGATCATGGCACAGGCATGAATGTCACTGTACCATTTAAAGAACAAGCTTTTGCCTTATGTCAGCATCTTTCTGAACGTGCAAAAATTGCGAAAGCAGTCAATACCTTATGGATGGAAAATGGCGAACTGCATGGCGACAATACGGATGGACAAGGTCTAGTCGAAGCCATTCAGGCACTCGATTGGGCATTAGACCAGACCTCAATTTTAATCATTGGTGCAGGTGGTGCGACCCGTGGCGTGATTTATCCATTGGTACAAGCTGGTGTAAAAAAAATAGTCATTGCCAATCGTACTCTTGCACGTGCTGAGCAATTAATTGCTGATCTACAAGATGCAGTTCCTGAGGCAACATTATCTGCCTGCGCTTTAGATGATCTCAATGGACAATTTGACATTGTCATCAATGCAACCTCAGCAAGCCTTTCTGGTGATGCTTTAATTTTACCAGAAAGTTTACAGTTTAATGCAGCTTATGAAATGGCATATGGCAAAGCTTCAAGCTTTTTAGACCAAGCCAAAGCACGTGGTGTCGCAACTTCTGAAGGTTTTGGCATGTTGGTTGGTCAAGCCGTAGAAGCTTTTTATATTTGGCATGGGGTGAAGCCGAATATTAAAGATTTTCTCTAA
- a CDS encoding acyl-CoA dehydrogenase C-terminal domain-containing protein, with product MPAYKAPLRDIRFLMNEVFDYPAHYKTLSIGENADADTVDMILEGAADFCENVLSPLNQSGDEEGCHFKDGEVTTPKGFKEAYEQFIQGGWQGLSYPEEFGGQGLPMSLNLVKSEMMGTANWSFTMYPGLSMGCMNTIMQFGTEEQKATYMPHLTAGTWSGTMCLTEPQCGTDLGQVKTKAEPNADGTYAITGTKIFISAGEHDLTENIVHIVLARLPDAPAGTKGISLFIVPKFIPTADGGVGERNPVTCGSIEHKMGIRASATAVLNFDAATGYLIGEINKGLHAMFTFMNTARIGTAVQGLAHAELSFQGALPYAKDRMSMRALSGKKEPEKVADPIIHHADVRRMLLTQKAIAEGGRSMIYHAAQLADKMADALAQNDQAKFDEYDDKLGFYTPILKGFLTEMGLEAANHGMQVFGGHGYIKEHGMEQIARDARISTLYEGTTGIQALDLIGRKVLLSSKGKVVREYTGEILKFCGQHARNKYMRRFAWDLTKICAQWNALTVRIMLAARKDRDIVSSASVDFLMFSGYSMMAYYWAQQAAVASEKLASGTGSETPEFYKAKIKVADFYFEQLLPRAQGHAESMVNPSKTMMALEADHFSFDY from the coding sequence ATGCCAGCATATAAAGCCCCGCTCCGTGATATTCGCTTCTTAATGAATGAAGTTTTTGACTATCCTGCACACTACAAAACACTTTCGATCGGTGAAAATGCCGATGCCGATACCGTAGATATGATTTTAGAAGGTGCAGCCGATTTTTGTGAAAATGTACTTTCTCCTTTAAACCAATCAGGTGATGAAGAAGGCTGTCATTTTAAAGATGGCGAAGTGACTACACCTAAAGGCTTTAAAGAAGCCTATGAACAATTTATTCAAGGTGGTTGGCAAGGTCTGTCTTATCCAGAAGAGTTTGGTGGTCAAGGCTTACCAATGTCTCTTAATCTTGTAAAATCTGAAATGATGGGGACTGCAAACTGGTCATTCACCATGTACCCAGGTTTAAGTATGGGTTGTATGAATACCATCATGCAATTTGGTACAGAAGAACAAAAAGCGACTTACATGCCTCATCTTACGGCGGGTACTTGGTCAGGCACGATGTGCTTAACTGAACCACAATGTGGTACAGACTTAGGTCAAGTAAAAACTAAGGCTGAGCCAAATGCAGATGGGACTTATGCAATCACAGGGACAAAAATCTTTATCTCTGCAGGTGAGCATGATTTAACTGAAAATATTGTTCACATCGTACTAGCACGCCTTCCAGATGCACCTGCAGGTACTAAAGGTATTTCGTTATTCATCGTACCTAAATTCATCCCAACTGCGGATGGCGGTGTAGGTGAACGTAATCCTGTAACCTGTGGTTCGATTGAACACAAAATGGGGATCCGTGCTTCTGCAACTGCTGTACTCAACTTTGACGCAGCAACAGGTTACTTGATTGGTGAAATCAATAAAGGTTTACATGCCATGTTTACCTTCATGAACACAGCACGTATCGGTACTGCGGTTCAAGGTTTAGCGCATGCTGAACTTTCTTTCCAAGGCGCTTTACCATACGCAAAAGATCGTATGTCTATGCGTGCACTTTCAGGTAAAAAAGAGCCTGAAAAAGTGGCTGACCCGATCATTCACCATGCTGATGTACGTCGTATGTTATTGACGCAAAAAGCGATTGCTGAAGGTGGTCGTTCAATGATTTATCATGCAGCTCAACTTGCAGATAAAATGGCTGATGCTCTTGCACAAAACGACCAAGCAAAATTTGATGAATATGATGACAAACTTGGTTTCTATACCCCAATCCTCAAAGGTTTCTTAACTGAAATGGGCTTGGAAGCTGCAAACCACGGTATGCAAGTCTTTGGTGGTCATGGTTATATCAAAGAACATGGTATGGAACAGATCGCACGTGATGCGCGTATTTCTACCTTATATGAAGGGACAACAGGGATTCAGGCACTTGACTTGATCGGTCGTAAAGTACTGCTTTCTTCTAAAGGTAAAGTGGTTCGTGAATATACAGGTGAAATCCTGAAATTCTGTGGTCAACATGCACGTAATAAATACATGCGCCGTTTTGCATGGGATCTCACCAAGATCTGTGCACAATGGAATGCGTTAACTGTACGTATCATGCTTGCTGCACGTAAGGACCGTGACATCGTCTCTTCTGCTTCTGTAGACTTCTTAATGTTCTCTGGTTATTCAATGATGGCGTATTATTGGGCACAGCAAGCGGCTGTTGCTTCTGAAAAATTAGCGTCTGGTACAGGTTCAGAAACTCCTGAATTCTATAAAGCAAAAATCAAAGTGGCTGATTTCTACTTTGAACAATTGTTACCACGTGCACAAGGTCATGCAGAGTCTATGGTGAATCCTTCTAAGACGATGATGGCACTTGAAGCAGATCATTTCAGCTTTGATTACTAA
- the hemF gene encoding oxygen-dependent coproporphyrinogen oxidase, protein MQNPTSADIQRVREFLLDLQARICAGLETRELESGGTAIFEIDEWERPEGGGGRSRVLQNGTVIEKGGVMFSHINISKLPASATERHPQIAGAKAQALGVSLVIHPKNPNVPTSHANVRLFVAEPEGQDPIWWFGGGFDLTPFYPNDEDVLAWHQKASDLCAPFGENVYAEHKKWCDDYFYLKHRDEQRGVGGLFFDDLNQWDFEKCFEYIQAVGNGYLEAILPIFQKRQNQPFTKAQRDFQLYRRGRYVEYNLVYDRGTLFGLQTGGRIESILVSMPPLAAWSYRPEWDEDSAEKRLTDYYLKPKDWLAELK, encoded by the coding sequence ATGCAGAATCCAACTTCAGCTGATATTCAGCGTGTCCGTGAATTTCTCCTCGACTTACAAGCCCGTATCTGTGCAGGCTTAGAAACTCGTGAACTTGAAAGCGGTGGTACAGCAATATTTGAAATCGATGAATGGGAACGTCCAGAAGGTGGCGGTGGTCGTTCACGTGTTTTACAAAATGGTACGGTAATTGAAAAAGGCGGTGTGATGTTCTCACACATTAACATTTCAAAACTGCCAGCTTCTGCAACAGAACGTCATCCACAAATTGCAGGTGCAAAAGCCCAAGCACTCGGTGTTTCCTTAGTAATTCATCCTAAAAACCCAAATGTCCCAACCTCTCATGCCAATGTACGTTTATTTGTCGCTGAACCTGAAGGACAAGACCCAATTTGGTGGTTTGGTGGTGGTTTTGACTTAACGCCATTTTATCCCAACGATGAAGATGTTTTAGCGTGGCATCAAAAAGCCTCTGATCTATGCGCCCCTTTTGGTGAAAATGTGTATGCTGAACATAAAAAATGGTGTGATGACTATTTCTATTTAAAACATCGTGATGAGCAACGTGGTGTAGGTGGATTATTCTTCGATGACTTAAATCAATGGGATTTCGAGAAATGTTTTGAATATATCCAAGCGGTCGGGAATGGTTATTTAGAAGCAATCTTACCTATTTTCCAAAAACGTCAAAATCAACCATTTACCAAAGCGCAACGTGATTTCCAATTGTATCGCCGTGGTCGCTATGTTGAATATAATTTAGTGTATGACCGTGGAACACTGTTTGGCTTACAAACAGGTGGGCGCATTGAATCTATTCTCGTCAGTATGCCACCGCTTGCAGCATGGTCATATCGTCCCGAATGGGATGAAGATTCAGCAGAAAAACGCTTAACCGACTATTATTTAAAACCTAAAGATTGGCTTGCTGAATTAAAATAA
- a CDS encoding DEAD/DEAH box helicase, translated as MSKTFADFPLDESLHKALESLGFTTPTPVQEQSIPAALEGKDLLVSSQTGSGKTAAFLLPTLNALAGQDTFVPFKERMKAVTQPNILVISPTRELAQQVCQDAIAFVRHMKGVRIAAIMGGMPFGKQIQQLKGAQVVVATPGRLLDLVNRRQIKLDKVDSLIVDEADRMLDLGFSEDLEAISDLAANRKQTLMFSATFAPRIINLAERMMNDPERIAIETGHSTNTDITQTLHWTDGFEHKKKLLTHWLNEEDLDQAVVFASTQEDTDMLAEELTEAGLSVVALHGAMPQTVRNRRLRSIREGRAKILVATDVAARGLDVPTISHVINFGLPMKNEDYVHRIGRTGRAGRTGKAITLATYRERGKIRALEDYLETRLDVSEIEGLEPSPPPARGSRDGRGRNGGGRRDGGRGFGSGRGRDGGRRFEGESNFKRREGGEDRPRRSFDDKPRGDRPSYGEDRPKRSFGGEDRPRREFNNDRPRREGGFEDRPRREFSNDRPRREGGFEDRPRREFNNDRPRREGGFEDRPRREFSNDRPRREGGFNDKPRFDSNDDNRGNRVDYKPRREGSFGDRPKRSFGEDRPRREFNGDRPQRSFGDDRPKRSFGEDQPRREGGDRRRKFND; from the coding sequence ATGAGCAAAACTTTTGCTGATTTTCCTTTAGACGAGTCATTACATAAAGCACTCGAATCTCTTGGTTTTACTACACCTACTCCTGTTCAAGAACAATCAATTCCAGCGGCTTTAGAAGGTAAAGATCTTTTAGTATCTAGCCAAACGGGTTCTGGTAAAACTGCTGCATTCTTACTGCCTACATTAAACGCTTTAGCAGGACAAGACACTTTTGTTCCTTTTAAAGAACGTATGAAAGCAGTAACACAACCAAATATTTTGGTGATCTCTCCAACGCGTGAACTTGCACAACAAGTATGTCAAGACGCAATTGCATTTGTACGTCACATGAAAGGTGTTCGTATTGCTGCAATCATGGGGGGTATGCCATTTGGTAAACAAATCCAACAATTAAAAGGCGCGCAAGTTGTTGTTGCGACTCCGGGTCGTTTACTTGACCTTGTAAACCGTCGTCAAATCAAACTTGATAAAGTTGATTCTTTAATTGTGGATGAAGCTGACCGGATGCTGGATTTAGGTTTCTCTGAAGACCTAGAAGCAATTAGCGACTTAGCTGCTAACCGTAAACAAACATTAATGTTCTCTGCAACATTTGCACCACGTATCATTAACCTTGCTGAACGCATGATGAATGATCCTGAACGTATTGCAATTGAAACAGGTCATTCTACCAATACTGACATTACCCAAACTTTACATTGGACTGATGGTTTTGAGCATAAGAAAAAATTGCTTACTCATTGGTTAAATGAAGAAGATTTGGATCAAGCCGTTGTATTTGCGTCTACACAAGAAGACACAGACATGCTTGCTGAAGAGTTAACAGAAGCGGGTCTATCTGTTGTTGCGCTTCATGGTGCAATGCCACAAACGGTACGTAACCGTCGTTTACGTTCAATCCGTGAAGGTCGTGCAAAAATCTTAGTTGCAACTGATGTAGCAGCACGTGGTTTAGACGTACCAACGATTTCTCACGTGATCAACTTCGGTCTTCCAATGAAAAACGAAGACTATGTACACCGTATTGGTCGTACAGGTCGTGCAGGTCGTACAGGTAAAGCGATTACTTTGGCGACTTATCGTGAGCGTGGCAAAATTCGTGCTTTAGAAGACTATTTAGAAACTCGTTTAGATGTTTCTGAAATTGAAGGCTTAGAGCCATCTCCACCGCCTGCACGCGGTAGCCGTGATGGTCGTGGTCGCAATGGTGGCGGTCGTCGTGATGGTGGTCGTGGCTTTGGTAGCGGTCGTGGTCGTGATGGCGGTCGCCGTTTTGAAGGGGAATCTAACTTCAAACGCCGTGAAGGTGGTGAAGACCGTCCACGTCGTAGCTTCGATGATAAACCACGTGGTGATCGTCCATCTTATGGCGAAGATCGTCCAAAACGTTCATTCGGTGGTGAAGACCGTCCACGTCGCGAGTTCAACAACGATCGTCCACGCCGTGAAGGTGGTTTTGAAGACCGCCCACGTCGCGAGTTCAGCAATGATCGTCCACGTCGTGAAGGTGGTTTTGAAGACCGTCCACGTCGTGAGTTCAATAATGATCGTCCACGTCGTGAAGGTGGTTTTGAAGACCGCCCACGTCGCGAGTTCAGCAATGATCGCCCACGTCGTGAAGGTGGTTTCAATGATAAACCACGTTTTGACTCAAATGATGACAACCGTGGTAATCGTGTAGATTACAAACCACGTCGTGAAGGTAGCTTCGGTGATCGTCCTAAGCGTTCATTTGGTGAAGATCGTCCACGTCGTGAGTTTAATGGTGATCGTCCACAACGCTCTTTTGGTGATGACCGTCCTAAGCGTTCATTCGGTGAAGATCAACCACGTCGTGAAGGCGGTGATCGTCGTCGTAAATTTAACGACTAA
- a CDS encoding IS3 family transposase (programmed frameshift), with the protein MKTSKYSDSLIMSILKQAEAGTPVPNLCREHGMSTATFYKWKSKYSGMDLSLMTRLKELEAENARLKRMYADERLKSDVLQDALFKKVLRPQQRKSLAQQATEQFNISVTMACLIFNVSQTCYRYKTCLDDENQQIAHWLIQLTNDHKTWGFKLCFLYLRNVKQYKWNHKRVYRIYKELELNLRIKPNKRIKREIPERLAVPVVQNESWSMDFMYDQLSDGRSYRVHNVIDDYNRESLIMVVDFSLPAQRVLRDLDQLIAWRGKPKRIRSDNGPEYVSDLMDQWCKKHEIEHVFTQPGNPQQNAYVERFNRTVRYECLNQHLFDNIEEVQNYTTAWQYFYNHERPHMAIDGRPPNFKR; encoded by the exons ATGAAAACATCTAAATATTCAGATAGCTTAATCATGAGCATTTTAAAACAAGCTGAAGCAGGAACACCCGTGCCTAACCTTTGTCGTGAGCATGGGATGAGTACAGCAACTTTCTACAAGTGGAAGTCCAAATATAGTGGTATGGATTTATCACTTATGACTCGGCTAAAAGAACTCGAAGCTGAAAATGCACGTTTAAAACGAATGTACGCTGATGAGCGCCTTAAATCAGATGTACTGCAAGATGCATTAT TCAAAAAAGTTTTAAGGCCACAACAGCGCAAATCACTTGCTCAGCAGGCGACTGAGCAATTTAATATTTCAGTCACTATGGCCTGTTTAATCTTCAATGTGAGTCAAACCTGCTATCGCTATAAGACCTGTTTGGATGATGAGAATCAGCAGATCGCACATTGGTTAATTCAGCTGACGAATGATCATAAAACATGGGGCTTTAAGCTTTGCTTCCTGTATTTACGTAATGTTAAGCAATATAAATGGAACCATAAGCGAGTTTACCGAATATACAAGGAACTTGAACTGAATTTAAGAATCAAACCAAACAAGCGCATAAAGCGTGAAATCCCTGAGAGGCTTGCTGTACCTGTTGTTCAGAATGAATCATGGTCGATGGATTTTATGTATGATCAATTGAGTGATGGGCGCAGTTATCGTGTCCATAATGTCATTGATGACTATAATCGTGAGTCTTTAATCATGGTGGTGGATTTTTCACTACCAGCTCAAAGAGTTCTGAGAGACCTAGATCAACTGATTGCATGGCGAGGAAAGCCCAAGCGTATTCGATCCGATAACGGCCCAGAATATGTGAGTGATTTAATGGATCAGTGGTGTAAAAAGCATGAGATTGAGCATGTTTTTACCCAACCTGGCAATCCACAGCAGAATGCCTATGTTGAGCGTTTTAATCGAACAGTGCGTTATGAATGTTTAAATCAGCATTTATTTGACAATATTGAGGAGGTACAAAACTATACAACTGCGTGGCAGTACTTTTATAATCATGAAAGACCACATATGGCAATTGATGGCAGACCACCTAACTTTAAACGATAA
- the ribA gene encoding GTP cyclohydrolase II — translation MPIAFVATSKLPTAYGDFKISVFQDPQTGEEHVALSKGLENAPSEPVLVRIHSECLTGDAFGSLKCDCGPQLHNTMKMMNDAGQGVILYLRQEGRGIGLTNKIRAYALQDQGHDTVDANLLLNLPADARTYEMCSIMLDHLQVKHVKLITNNPLKLKALTDLGIDVIDRVPLTVGLNEFNADYLKTKHDRMSHMYDKDDF, via the coding sequence GTGCCAATAGCGTTTGTTGCCACTTCAAAATTACCTACTGCTTATGGTGATTTTAAAATTTCTGTATTTCAGGATCCTCAGACGGGCGAAGAGCATGTTGCTCTTTCTAAAGGTTTGGAAAATGCGCCTTCTGAACCCGTTTTAGTTCGTATTCATTCCGAATGTTTAACAGGCGATGCCTTCGGTTCTTTAAAATGTGATTGTGGCCCACAACTGCATAACACCATGAAAATGATGAATGACGCAGGTCAAGGCGTGATTTTATATTTACGTCAGGAAGGTCGTGGTATTGGTTTGACCAATAAAATCCGTGCTTATGCTTTGCAAGATCAAGGACATGACACTGTAGATGCCAACTTGCTGTTAAATCTACCTGCCGATGCACGGACTTATGAAATGTGTAGCATCATGCTCGATCATTTACAGGTTAAACACGTCAAACTCATTACCAATAATCCGTTGAAATTAAAGGCGTTAACTGATCTTGGCATTGATGTCATTGATCGTGTGCCCTTGACCGTAGGCTTAAATGAATTTAATGCAGATTATTTAAAAACCAAACATGATCGTATGTCACATATGTATGATAAAGATGATTTTTAA